GCGGAAGGAGGCCGAGGCCGCTCGCATTGCTCGTGAGATTGAAGGCGCCGACACGGACAATCCTCACCTCagggaagaaagaggatTAGCACCGGCTCAGGGTGCtggcgaggatgaggaggagaagtACAGCGGCGTTCGTCGCGATGAGAAGAACTTCCCACCGCTCGTGTCGGGACAGCCGAACAAGTACACTCCGCCGGCGCGACGAcaagctgctgctgctgctgctgccgccaccaccaccactcaaCAACCCGCTACGACAGCTGCTGCGCCCTCGAGCTTGAAGCAGCCAGCGGCCCCGATTTCAACACACGCTAAGGAACAGGTTTCTCCTAAACCCCAACCAGGACCGTCGACCGCAACAGCTAAAGCGGCCACTGATGCGCAACAGAAGTCCGTTCCCGACAAGGCTGCCGCAACAACAACTGCTCCACCAGCACCCAAACGGGCGCCGGACAACGCTACTGCCAACGTGGAAGCCGAGGTTCTGGATCACTTCCGGCAATTTGCCAACAATGAGAAACTGAAAATGCAGGAGCGCCGTCGGAACCAGGTCTCTTATGATCGCAATGTCAAGTTGAATGAACTGATGAAGTTCTCCAAGAATTTCAAACTTGCGACCCCGGTCCCGAAGGACCTGGTCCCTATTCTCGCAAAAGACCCCAACAAGCAGGAGCAGATTATCAGTCGAGCTCAGTCGCAaactgaagaagaaaaaacgACTAGCAGCAGGGCCACTCCAGTTATGGCCGACCAAAAGCCCACGCCCCCTCGTGGCCCAGGTCCTGCGAGTGGGCCAGTGCCTCCGCAGGCGCAATCGAATCTCAACCGCGGTCGCCAGATGTATCCTCCCACAGGGCCCAACGCTGGACCGAGTGGGCGATTCCAGAACCAAGCACCACAACCGGGCCGCCCGGGCTCCGGCATGCTTAGCCACCGTCTCGCAGACAACCTGCAGCAGCGAAAGGGAGCCGCCGCGGGATCCGTTCCGACACCCTTGCCCATTCAGGATGCCCGTCTGCCTCCCTCAGGCCCGGCTGGTGAGCGATCCGGTGTCAGCAGCCCGAACAAGACACCAGGATCTACGAAGTTCAATGTTAGGGCTATGGAGTTCAAGCCTAACCCGGCCGCGAGCTCGTTCACTCCTGGCGCTGCAGCAAGTCCGCAGCCTGCCTCCAGAGGCCGCTCCATCTCTCGCGCCGCGAGCCCGTCTGTTTTCTTCGGATCGAAGAAGCCCCGTCCCATCACCGAACGGCCATCTCTTAACGATCAGTTTAACGCTATCAAACGGATGAAGAAGGAGGCCGCCGAGCAGGCGGACAAACCGTCCTTTAACGGTGGCATTCCTCCGGCTTATAGGACTCTGCCCACCTGGGACGTTCCTGATGGTAATAAAGAGAAGACTTACCTGCAAATGTTCAAGTCGCCGGCCACTGTGCCGGGCATGTTCCCTCAGCATCGTGCCAACTCCAACCCCCAACTGCCTCATCAACCTCAGATGCCATTTCCGTTCCAGCAGGCGGCTCCGGGTATGCCCCCGGTATCTGGCCCACCACATGGAccccatcttcatcctcaacaGCACTCCGTGCCTCCTCATTTCGACGACCCCCATCGCATGCAGTTGTCGTCTTCGACCTCGCAAATGTTCCCATCCCCCAGACTACAGCACAACCACGTTGCCTACCCATCTCCTATGGCCCCGCATGCGCAGCTGGGGTTCCAGCAGCCCATGCCTCAATTTTACATGAATCAGGGGGCACCTCCGCCCCCTCATATGAGGCACTACCCGGGTGCCCCTCAGTTTGTCAATCCACAGGGAGCTATGGCAGCGCCCATGATGGTCCAGCAACCTTCCGGTGGTCCTTTTATGGGAGTTCCTCAAGGCATGGCTCCTTATACCCCTCAAATGCAGATGTATTCGCCCAATCCCAGCCACGCTTATCCTCAACATGCGCCTCCCCCTCAGCCTCATAGCGGATTCCCGAGCCCTGGCCGGGGTGCCCCGATGATGATGCATCAGAATTCCCAATCCGGTCAGCCGCCCCAACCCGCCATGTTCATGACGCCTGGGCAGCCTGGGCAACCTATGTATCCTGCTCAACAGGCAGGACACATGCCTCCGGTACGCGGAAATTACCCCCAGCAGCAACCGCACTTCCAGTCTAGTCCTCGTCAAGCGCATCATTATCCCCCTCACCAGCATCGGACCCCTAGCAATGGTCTCAACCAGGTGCCGCAAATGACTCCTCAAGTACCCCCTTCCCAACCACCGCCGGCCGCATCTCATCCTCCCGAAGCTGCTGAGAACGAAGTGAAATGAATTTCGAGCTTTGTTCGCAGGACTCCCCGCCGCGGCCATCTTCAGCATTAACAAAATGTCGCCCGCATTTTGGTTCCCGCGCTGGGGCTTTGCAGGGATTCAATCAGGGGTTTGTTCACAATTGGCAACTTCAACAATTTTGGCTCAAAGGCTTTATTTGTGTTTGAGGCTTTCGTGTATCTTGAATTTCGTTTTACAGTGGTCTCCATATCAGGGGAAGTCGGTTAGCTATCAACAATATTGCTGGTATGCTGCACGAGGATGCCGATCTGCAAATGGTCAGTGCTGACATCCTTTCAGGTGGACGACCCTTAAGTCCCTTCCGGCGGTTGATAGCGCATGGGGAAGCGAGAATTGTATATGCCGAATTGAGGCGCCTGTATAGCTGGAGATGAATTGCCATGAAGTTGTTATGCATGGACTTGCGAAGCCATGTTCTGGTTGGAAACCTGTTACTGAATTTTCCGAATCATCTAGCGATGAGACTCAGGATTTCATGTCTTACGTCAAGGCCATACGTATCGATGATAGTCAATGGCACCATATATGATATTTGAATATCTTTATCCACTTCTAGGATCTGAAACCCATTTGTGTAGCAATcaaagaaagggatcgtaaCTGGCAAAGGTAACGGTTGTCCGGTTGTCAATGAAATCAAAGAGTTCGTACTCAAAGAAGACAGCCACAGCCTTGTCCAGGAACAATATCAAGCATGCCCTAGAGGATATTGTTCAATTCTACATTCTAGGAGGCCCAAAACCTGATACCAGTTGCTTATTATTGTAAATGCATTTTCTTCTGAAGAGTAGCAGTCTATACTCACCTCACTGGTGTACACTGTACATATCATGTTCGAGCCATGCAATTGAGATATAAAGCCTTATGAAGTCTCCCTCAACTTGAACATCAATCTTCTCATCACTCACAAACATCTTCTACTCTTTCTCTCAAATCATACACTCAGAATCCAACCCACTACATACATCAAAATGGCTCCTCCTATTTTCACTCCCACTCCCACTCCCACTCCCGGCCCTTTGCCCAATGGTGACTTTCTTCCCTAATGTCACAGCCTTTCCCTTATGAATCAATTACTGACTGGACATGTGATGTGTGGCTATAGATCTGCTCTACAAAGGCTGCGTTGTCATGTGAGGCAGCCGAATCTGTCCAGTCCGTGGTCTGTCAGATGAAGTCTGCGACATGAATTGAACTCGAATCTTACAACATCGCGTCTTGACAAGGAGTTGGGGAGTTGTCCAGCGGTGGTTTGGCTGGTCGGTTCTAAAGGGATAAAGCGAGGGAAGATGTTCAATTGGTGGTATCGAGTATATAGATAGCTATCAACATTCTTCTATTGTCAACAAATCTTTTCATCGTAGAGGTAAAATGGTCGTTTATTGCAGTAGAGCCGTGTCCTGTCAACATAATTAGCTAATGAATGCAACCAATGATGAAAATAAAACGGCAAACGCAATAAGGAAAGCAACATCTCCTCAGGTCTTTTCAGTTTATATTTGGACATCATCCAGCACCCCAAAGACGAAATCGCAACCGCGGTGCTCATCCTTCCCAACCCCAGACCAACACAAAGTCCACCATAGCCCCCCGGCATCGAAACCAGTCGCCAATCCAGCCCCAGCCCCAACACCCGTTGA
This Aspergillus chevalieri M1 DNA, chromosome 3, nearly complete sequence DNA region includes the following protein-coding sequences:
- a CDS encoding putative PAB1 binding protein (Pbp1) (BUSCO:EOG09262HQM;~COG:A;~EggNog:ENOG410PG74;~InterPro:IPR025852,IPR009604;~PFAM:PF06741), producing the protein MASTANPVSTGNNASGNASSQNPTGRASLRPSASTRVPDSRRPSPVDGGPRRSSSQKAWTQGTNPITQRYSQQNGNMAHQKQSAPTKVPKETNTSDHHAHDRLVFLVTSFIGLNAVVTTKNGEKFTGIFSSSNLEASESSFVLKMVQRTKPDQSRTNGVSEVAAPFLGSPPEHSMVFDAKDVLDISVADVSPADVTIKTPNGASAGFRTDTDISGNLAIRERTLKRWEPAADDIEAPLETSTNTTGWDQFEANERLFGATSNYDEAYYTTTIDRSDPTYKRKEAEAARIAREIEGADTDNPHLREERGLAPAQGAGEDEEEKYSGVRRDEKNFPPLVSGQPNKYTPPARRQAAAAAAAATTTTQQPATTAAAPSSLKQPAAPISTHAKEQVSPKPQPGPSTATAKAATDAQQKSVPDKAAATTTAPPAPKRAPDNATANVEAEVLDHFRQFANNEKLKMQERRRNQVSYDRNVKLNELMKFSKNFKLATPVPKDLVPILAKDPNKQEQIISRAQSQTEEEKTTSSRATPVMADQKPTPPRGPGPASGPVPPQAQSNLNRGRQMYPPTGPNAGPSGRFQNQAPQPGRPGSGMLSHRLADNLQQRKGAAAGSVPTPLPIQDARLPPSGPAGERSGVSSPNKTPGSTKFNVRAMEFKPNPAASSFTPGAAASPQPASRGRSISRAASPSVFFGSKKPRPITERPSLNDQFNAIKRMKKEAAEQADKPSFNGGIPPAYRTLPTWDVPDGNKEKTYLQMFKSPATVPGMFPQHRANSNPQLPHQPQMPFPFQQAAPGMPPVSGPPHGPHLHPQQHSVPPHFDDPHRMQLSSSTSQMFPSPRLQHNHVAYPSPMAPHAQLGFQQPMPQFYMNQGAPPPPHMRHYPGAPQFVNPQGAMAAPMMVQQPSGGPFMGVPQGMAPYTPQMQMYSPNPSHAYPQHAPPPQPHSGFPSPGRGAPMMMHQNSQSGQPPQPAMFMTPGQPGQPMYPAQQAGHMPPVRGNYPQQQPHFQSSPRQAHHYPPHQHRTPSNGLNQVPQMTPQVPPSQPPPAASHPPEAAENEVK